In Bradyrhizobium erythrophlei, a single genomic region encodes these proteins:
- a CDS encoding response regulator transcription factor encodes MSKRKLVFVVDDDPGMLRGVQRLLREHGYDSISFSSAEAFQKNDDFAKATCIVLDINLNGASGIELRHRLKAAGISLPVIYITGKDNPVTRMAAIESGCLAYLTKPFAAKSLIEPIERASVGIA; translated from the coding sequence TTGTCGAAGCGAAAGCTCGTCTTTGTGGTCGACGACGACCCGGGAATGCTCAGAGGTGTCCAACGGCTCCTGAGAGAGCATGGCTACGACAGCATATCGTTTTCTTCGGCCGAGGCGTTTCAAAAGAACGACGATTTCGCAAAGGCGACTTGCATCGTCCTCGACATCAACCTCAATGGTGCGTCCGGGATCGAACTCCGCCATCGTTTAAAGGCGGCTGGAATTTCTCTGCCGGTCATTTACATCACGGGCAAGGACAATCCGGTCACGCGAATGGCTGCGATCGAGTCCGGCTGCCTCGCCTATCTCACCAAGCCGTTCGCGGCCAAATCTCTGATCGAGCCCATCGAGCGGGCATCCGTTGGCATTGCATAA
- a CDS encoding HlyD family secretion protein, whose amino-acid sequence MFELMLCSMFTLLPDYLYRRYVQGKRIGTEITLFSMWYELRWGITGCVMLTVLLITMIFYFHPSTTSAALFFRTVPIVPEGSGRVAEVKVDFSGPVKKGDVLFTLDSSKQRAAVETAKRKVIEVDAQLVNAKVDIVKAEAQLQQANSDYKQAKDELDVKSELQRRSPGIVPQRDIEKLQVLADGRQSAVDAAAASKQSAEIQLSTLLPASKSSAEAELAQAQVELDKTSIRAGVDGRVEQFLLRPGDVVNPLMRPAGILIPEGAGQRGLQAGFGQIEAQVLKPGMVAEAACTSLPWTIIPMVITSVQDYIAAGQFRGGEQLIDASAAKPGTILVFLEPLEKSGLADVTAGSSCIVNAYTSNHEIIASKETGAFKGFILHAVDAVGLVHALLLRIQALLLPIKTLVLSGH is encoded by the coding sequence ATGTTTGAGCTGATGCTCTGTTCAATGTTTACCCTGCTGCCGGACTATCTTTATCGTCGCTATGTACAGGGAAAGCGGATCGGCACCGAGATTACACTCTTCTCGATGTGGTACGAGCTTCGGTGGGGCATCACCGGATGCGTGATGCTGACGGTCTTGCTTATCACCATGATCTTCTATTTCCACCCGTCGACGACATCGGCGGCGCTGTTCTTTCGGACGGTTCCAATCGTGCCCGAAGGCTCGGGCCGTGTCGCCGAAGTAAAGGTCGACTTCAGCGGGCCCGTCAAGAAGGGCGACGTGCTGTTCACGCTCGACAGCTCGAAGCAGCGGGCTGCCGTCGAGACCGCAAAGCGTAAGGTGATCGAAGTCGACGCCCAACTCGTCAATGCGAAGGTCGATATCGTCAAGGCTGAAGCCCAGCTCCAGCAGGCCAACAGCGATTACAAGCAGGCCAAGGACGAGCTGGACGTGAAGAGCGAATTGCAGCGGCGCAGCCCTGGTATCGTACCGCAGCGCGATATCGAGAAACTGCAGGTCCTCGCTGATGGCCGGCAGAGCGCCGTCGACGCTGCCGCCGCCTCGAAGCAGTCAGCAGAGATCCAGTTATCGACGCTGCTGCCGGCATCAAAGTCCAGCGCGGAGGCCGAACTCGCGCAGGCTCAGGTCGAGCTGGACAAGACCAGCATACGTGCCGGTGTCGACGGGCGGGTCGAGCAATTCTTGCTCCGGCCCGGCGACGTCGTAAACCCGTTGATGAGGCCGGCCGGCATCTTGATTCCGGAAGGAGCGGGCCAGCGAGGACTGCAGGCTGGATTCGGACAGATCGAGGCGCAGGTGCTAAAGCCTGGAATGGTCGCGGAAGCCGCGTGCACTTCGTTGCCTTGGACCATCATCCCGATGGTCATCACGAGCGTGCAGGATTACATCGCGGCCGGGCAGTTCCGTGGCGGTGAGCAGCTCATCGATGCGAGCGCCGCGAAGCCCGGAACGATTCTGGTCTTCCTGGAGCCTCTCGAGAAGAGTGGCCTGGCTGATGTGACGGCTGGCAGCAGCTGCATCGTCAACGCTTATACCAGCAATCACGAGATCATCGCGTCGAAGGAAACCGGCGCGTTCAAAGGCTTCATCCTGCACGCGGTCGATGCCGTAGGGCTCGTGCATGCCTTACTGCTGCGGATCCAGGCACTGCTGCTGCCGATCAAGACGTTGGTGCTGAGCGGACACTGA
- a CDS encoding helix-turn-helix domain-containing protein: MFLNLNATPSNKPRFLGELSNVSPAEIALSEFKYRAGAEVFGEAEPAEYIYQVIDGAVRSYKLLSDGRRQIGAFHLVDDIFGLENGGVHRFTAEAIVDTSVRLVKRVSLAHVAESDVSVARDLLNMTATNLKHAEDHMLLLGRKTSLERVAAFLLEMDHRLTATGVMALPMCRRDIADYLGLTLETVSRALSILQSQGILGFLGQTQRQIVLLDRPKLAELDL, from the coding sequence ATGTTTCTCAATCTCAACGCCACTCCCTCGAACAAGCCCAGATTTCTCGGCGAACTTAGCAATGTGTCGCCGGCCGAGATCGCGCTCAGCGAATTCAAGTACCGCGCAGGTGCGGAAGTATTCGGGGAGGCGGAGCCAGCCGAATACATCTATCAGGTAATCGACGGCGCAGTTCGTTCTTACAAGCTTCTCTCAGACGGCCGGCGACAAATTGGCGCATTCCACCTGGTCGACGACATATTCGGCCTCGAGAATGGCGGTGTACATCGGTTCACTGCCGAAGCGATTGTCGACACCAGCGTGCGACTGGTGAAGCGCGTAAGCCTTGCCCATGTCGCCGAAAGCGATGTGAGTGTCGCTCGAGATCTCCTCAATATGACGGCCACCAATCTGAAGCACGCTGAAGACCACATGCTGCTGCTTGGGCGAAAGACCTCTCTTGAACGCGTGGCAGCGTTCCTGTTGGAGATGGATCACCGCCTGACGGCAACAGGTGTCATGGCGCTGCCAATGTGCCGCCGCGACATCGCGGACTATCTCGGGCTTACGCTGGAAACGGTATCGCGCGCTCTTTCGATCCTTCAAAGCCAGGGCATTCTCGGCTTCCTGGGTCAGACCCAGCGTCAGATTGTCCTGCTGGACCGGCCGAAACTTGCCGAATTGGACCTCTAG
- a CDS encoding response regulator transcription factor: MAQTVHVVDDDSSFRTAVERRLRQAGYAVATYPSAQQLLDNLPDENKPGCILLDVRMPDLNGSELQDRLALVGSILPIVFLTGYVDVPTTVRAIKAGAEDFLTKPVSSGQLLRAIEQAMAHYETSRDAKRKFDALHELLATLTPRERQVLDCVVQGKINKQIGQLLGATERTIKAHRHRVMEKMKVQSVAELVSLAERLGILASADVEGRNS; encoded by the coding sequence TTGGCGCAAACGGTTCATGTCGTCGATGATGACTCGTCGTTTCGGACTGCCGTCGAGCGGCGCCTGAGGCAAGCTGGTTATGCTGTCGCAACCTATCCATCAGCCCAGCAATTGCTCGACAATCTGCCCGATGAAAACAAACCGGGCTGCATTCTGCTGGATGTGCGGATGCCGGATCTGAACGGGTCCGAGCTTCAGGATCGCCTCGCACTGGTTGGTTCGATCTTGCCGATCGTTTTCCTCACAGGCTATGTCGACGTACCGACGACCGTGCGGGCCATCAAGGCGGGCGCGGAGGATTTTCTGACCAAACCGGTATCGTCAGGGCAGTTGCTGCGCGCTATCGAGCAGGCAATGGCTCACTACGAGACCTCGCGCGATGCGAAACGCAAGTTCGACGCACTTCATGAATTGCTCGCGACACTGACGCCGCGCGAACGCCAGGTTCTGGATTGCGTCGTGCAGGGCAAGATTAATAAGCAGATCGGGCAACTATTGGGTGCAACAGAGCGCACCATCAAGGCTCACCGTCACCGCGTCATGGAGAAAATGAAGGTGCAGTCCGTTGCCGAACTCGTGTCCTTGGCCGAACGGCTCGGCATTCTGGCGAGCGCTGACGTCGAAGGCCGCAATAGTTGA
- a CDS encoding alpha/beta hydrolase family protein, whose protein sequence is MIRSFCRSAAIVAAVALALPGAGRSADDPTLRPIQEEVWALPLILPTIAYVVRPVGPGPFPLAVMNHGVSLNPRDRSFFPLVEFRDAAMWFARRGYMVVAPSGSGYGAGALDMPERGLFSVFYSKIGSCNNPNFRDAGMATALLDQWIIDYMTDQKLAAPNSSIVIGQSAGGWGTIALSSQNLPSVKALIVFAGGRGGRVGGKPNNNCAPDKLVDATGGFGRTARTPMLWIYIENDTFFGPDLSRRMFDAYTGAGGNAEYHLMPPFGSEGHFFIDSPDAIPQWSPLVSQFLDARRERDGGG, encoded by the coding sequence ATGATTCGATCCTTCTGCAGGTCCGCCGCCATCGTGGCGGCCGTGGCGCTCGCCCTACCCGGCGCTGGCCGAAGCGCCGACGATCCAACGCTGCGACCGATTCAGGAGGAAGTCTGGGCGCTACCCCTGATCCTTCCCACGATCGCCTATGTGGTTCGTCCGGTCGGGCCGGGGCCCTTTCCGCTGGCCGTGATGAATCACGGCGTGTCCCTCAACCCGCGTGATCGCAGCTTCTTCCCGTTGGTCGAGTTCCGCGATGCCGCGATGTGGTTTGCACGCCGAGGCTACATGGTCGTGGCGCCAAGCGGCTCTGGATACGGCGCAGGCGCCCTCGACATGCCAGAGCGCGGGCTGTTTTCCGTATTCTATTCGAAGATCGGAAGCTGCAATAACCCGAACTTCAGGGATGCGGGAATGGCCACCGCCTTGCTCGATCAGTGGATCATCGACTACATGACCGATCAGAAATTGGCCGCTCCCAATAGCTCTATTGTCATCGGCCAGTCGGCGGGAGGCTGGGGTACCATCGCCTTGTCGAGCCAAAACCTGCCTTCGGTGAAGGCGCTGATAGTATTTGCCGGCGGCCGCGGCGGCCGCGTCGGCGGCAAGCCCAACAACAATTGCGCACCGGATAAACTGGTCGACGCGACAGGCGGATTCGGCCGCACCGCACGGACACCGATGCTGTGGATCTATATCGAGAACGACACGTTCTTCGGACCTGACTTATCCAGGCGAATGTTCGACGCTTACACCGGCGCCGGTGGCAATGCCGAATACCACCTGATGCCGCCTTTCGGCAGCGAGGGGCATTTTTTCATCGATTCACCCGATGCGATTCCACAATGGTCGCCTTTAGTCAGTCAATTTCTCGACGCGCGTCGTGAGCGCGACGGAGGTGGCTGA
- a CDS encoding invasion associated locus B family protein yields MRDCCHQKSISSIIVALLSLPMSNFVAHGQQGTPAEPVGVETKMEFSLRGQRDARAIKYGDWRKFCFQTPGAKTVCRTTISGKWETGQSAVRVDFIEREGEDAARLQLFLPVGLYLQAAARLTVDQGKPFRIPFVWCLTNTCIAGDRANPALIRQMETGQQLKLEVADTNLLSVSTMLPLSQFASVRKAAASRIFKQEVDE; encoded by the coding sequence ATGCGGGATTGTTGCCATCAGAAGTCCATTTCCTCGATAATCGTGGCGTTGCTGAGCCTGCCGATGTCAAACTTCGTCGCCCATGGGCAACAGGGCACGCCCGCAGAACCCGTCGGCGTGGAAACAAAGATGGAATTTTCCCTCCGCGGTCAACGCGATGCGCGCGCAATCAAATACGGCGACTGGCGAAAATTCTGCTTCCAGACACCCGGTGCCAAAACGGTGTGCCGCACCACCATCAGCGGCAAGTGGGAGACCGGCCAATCGGCGGTCCGGGTCGACTTTATCGAGCGTGAAGGCGAAGACGCAGCCCGTTTACAGCTCTTCCTGCCGGTGGGGCTTTATCTTCAGGCCGCCGCTAGGCTCACGGTCGACCAGGGCAAACCTTTTCGAATTCCCTTTGTGTGGTGCCTCACTAACACCTGCATCGCCGGGGATCGAGCCAATCCGGCGCTGATCCGGCAAATGGAAACGGGGCAGCAATTGAAGCTTGAAGTGGCGGACACAAACTTACTGAGCGTCAGCACGATGCTCCCGTTAAGCCAGTTTGCCTCGGTCCGCAAGGCAGCCGCAAGTCGCATCTTCAAGCAGGAAGTCGACGAATAA
- a CDS encoding CoA transferase subunit A: MKAVSAKEAIAMIPNGATIMIGGFMGVGTPERLLDELVRQQKRELVLIANDAAIPGRGIGKLFDASLVATITASHIGLNPKVQAQMMEKRIAVNLVPQGTLVERIRAGGSGLGGVLTPTGTGTIVEEGKQKIEVEGRQFLLETALRSQFALVHAFLADYLGNLSYALTARNFNPVMAMAADTVIVTAEHIVPVGVISPDHVMTPAPLVDYLITNV, encoded by the coding sequence ATGAAGGCCGTTTCAGCAAAAGAAGCCATTGCGATGATTCCGAACGGCGCGACTATCATGATCGGCGGCTTCATGGGCGTGGGCACGCCGGAACGGCTGCTTGACGAGTTAGTACGACAGCAGAAAAGGGAGCTCGTCCTCATCGCCAATGATGCCGCCATTCCCGGCCGCGGCATCGGAAAGCTGTTCGATGCATCCTTGGTCGCGACCATCACCGCAAGCCATATCGGCCTGAATCCGAAGGTGCAGGCGCAGATGATGGAGAAGAGGATTGCAGTCAATCTCGTGCCGCAAGGGACGCTGGTGGAGCGGATCCGGGCTGGTGGCAGTGGACTCGGCGGCGTGCTGACGCCGACCGGCACTGGGACGATTGTTGAAGAAGGCAAGCAGAAGATCGAGGTCGAAGGCAGGCAATTCCTGCTCGAGACGGCGCTGCGCTCGCAATTCGCTCTGGTGCATGCCTTTCTCGCCGACTACCTCGGCAACCTCTCCTACGCGCTCACCGCGCGCAACTTCAATCCGGTCATGGCGATGGCGGCCGATACCGTCATCGTCACCGCCGAACATATCGTTCCGGTCGGAGTGATCTCCCCAGATCACGTGATGACGCCCGCGCCGCTGGTCGATTACCTGATTACCAACGTATGA
- the ppk2 gene encoding polyphosphate kinase 2 yields the protein MSGEEEAPSRMKYKIYEKELRKLQVELCRLQEWVKEKKFRVIILFEGRDAAGKGGTIKALTEKVSPRVFRVVALPTPSDREKSQMFVQRYMQHFPAGGEIVLFDRSWYNRAGVEYVMGFCSPEEHRRFLALCPQIEKYIVDAGIILIKFWLEVGKEEQERRFKARIDDPLRQWKLSPMDTESYRRWYDYSRARDLMFKATHSKHAPWTIVRSDDKRRARLNCIAHVLKTIPHKKVSRAKVRLPKRSGKGRYDDQAGLRRMNFVVERY from the coding sequence ATGTCGGGCGAGGAAGAGGCCCCGTCGCGGATGAAATATAAGATTTACGAGAAAGAGCTACGCAAGCTCCAGGTCGAGCTCTGCCGCCTGCAGGAATGGGTGAAGGAGAAGAAGTTCCGAGTCATTATCCTGTTCGAAGGACGCGATGCCGCCGGCAAGGGCGGCACGATCAAGGCGCTCACCGAGAAGGTCAGCCCGCGCGTATTCAGAGTGGTGGCCCTGCCGACCCCTTCCGACCGCGAAAAGAGCCAGATGTTCGTGCAACGTTATATGCAGCATTTCCCGGCTGGCGGCGAAATCGTCCTTTTTGACCGCAGCTGGTACAATCGCGCCGGCGTCGAGTACGTCATGGGATTTTGTTCACCGGAGGAGCACCGGCGCTTCCTCGCGCTTTGCCCGCAGATCGAAAAATACATCGTCGATGCAGGCATTATCCTCATCAAGTTCTGGCTCGAAGTTGGCAAGGAAGAGCAGGAACGGCGATTCAAGGCGAGGATCGACGATCCATTGAGGCAATGGAAGCTTAGTCCGATGGATACCGAGTCCTATCGGCGCTGGTACGATTATTCACGTGCTCGCGATCTTATGTTCAAGGCCACGCACTCAAAGCACGCGCCGTGGACCATCGTCCGATCCGACGACAAACGCCGCGCGCGTCTGAACTGCATCGCGCACGTGTTAAAGACGATTCCTCACAAGAAGGTCTCGCGCGCCAAGGTGCGGTTACCCAAACGGTCCGGCAAAGGCCGCTATGATGACCAAGCAGGCCTGCGCCGGATGAACTTCGTGGTAGAGCGCTATTGA
- a CDS encoding potassium channel family protein: MVLQVVTGLFIGLINIVIHAWLTVATIRVARSSAAKRRIFPSLHLVGVMIATVLLLMLAHTLEVFVWSASYAVLNVTPGDADLAYFAFVNYTTLGYGDITPVARWRLLGPMTAMNGVLLFGWSTAVIFEVLRKTVGLPASLASS; this comes from the coding sequence ATGGTACTTCAAGTCGTTACGGGTCTGTTCATAGGTTTAATCAACATCGTCATTCACGCTTGGCTCACCGTCGCTACCATCCGGGTGGCACGGAGTTCGGCGGCAAAGCGCCGCATCTTTCCATCGTTGCATCTGGTCGGTGTGATGATTGCAACAGTGCTGTTGCTGATGCTTGCGCACACTCTGGAAGTTTTCGTCTGGTCGGCTTCCTATGCTGTGCTCAATGTCACGCCTGGAGACGCCGATCTCGCCTATTTCGCTTTCGTGAATTATACCACGCTCGGTTATGGCGACATCACGCCAGTGGCCCGATGGCGTCTGTTGGGGCCGATGACCGCGATGAATGGCGTCCTGCTATTCGGCTGGTCGACCGCGGTCATCTTCGAAGTGCTGCGCAAGACCGTCGGTCTGCCCGCGTCCCTTGCGTCATCGTGA
- a CDS encoding MASE4 domain-containing protein: MSENGAGGIARESDSEFPIVIAAMPATTAQRKTALGVVIFLSVVAVVIAPFAHIQAARVDSFVPVLQSVLCVADLITASLLFTQYAIQPHPSLLVLSCGYLFSGSFAFLQTLAFPGAYAPAGLIGDGHNSAAWFFVLWHSTYLAAVLAYALSKDADWKFAPTRGSAKTKAAFTIILSFVLMAGLTWCVTQATEYLPELYRESVTLQTRLAIQVNLMLCALAGTALAALLFRQRTILDLWLMVTLLAWIPNFLLAAVVSAVRFSIGWYAARCFSLVASCMLLGVLLTEMTFLYSRLANALTLQRRERGNRLMSVEAATAAMAHELRTPLAAIALNASAALSQLRAEPPVLADLENILDDIETTSHRVGAVISAIRALSTKTLVDQRKMMRVEDVARQVLRLVQHDLQINEISVATDLEDDLPPVLADPTQLQQVVLNLVKNAIEAMNQIAPEERFLRLAARRAANSTVLLSVQDSGTGIFLEDRDRIFDPFFTTKPAGMGLGLAICRTVLENHSGKLRLANSDSRGSTFEITLPAGG; this comes from the coding sequence ATGTCGGAGAACGGAGCGGGGGGGATCGCCAGAGAATCGGATTCTGAATTTCCGATCGTGATTGCCGCGATGCCCGCCACCACAGCACAGCGGAAAACGGCGCTAGGCGTCGTGATTTTCCTGTCGGTAGTCGCCGTGGTCATTGCGCCGTTTGCCCACATTCAGGCGGCTCGCGTCGACAGCTTCGTCCCGGTCCTGCAGAGCGTTCTCTGCGTGGCGGATCTTATCACGGCAAGCCTGTTGTTTACCCAATACGCGATACAGCCGCATCCCTCTCTCCTGGTGCTCTCTTGCGGTTACCTGTTTAGTGGCTCGTTTGCTTTTCTACAAACATTGGCATTCCCGGGGGCATATGCCCCGGCCGGCCTGATTGGGGACGGCCACAACAGCGCAGCCTGGTTCTTCGTGCTCTGGCATTCGACGTATCTGGCGGCGGTGCTCGCTTACGCGTTATCGAAGGATGCGGATTGGAAATTTGCGCCGACGCGCGGGTCGGCCAAGACCAAGGCTGCGTTCACAATAATCTTGTCGTTCGTGTTGATGGCGGGACTGACATGGTGCGTGACGCAGGCTACCGAATATCTGCCGGAACTCTACAGGGAAAGCGTGACGCTTCAGACTCGATTGGCTATTCAGGTCAACTTGATGCTGTGTGCACTGGCAGGGACCGCACTGGCGGCATTGCTTTTCCGCCAGCGCACTATCCTCGATCTTTGGCTCATGGTCACGTTGCTCGCCTGGATACCCAATTTTCTGTTGGCCGCGGTCGTCAGCGCGGTTCGCTTCTCTATCGGTTGGTACGCCGCGCGGTGCTTCTCGCTCGTTGCAAGCTGCATGTTATTGGGCGTATTGCTCACCGAAATGACGTTTCTCTATTCCCGTCTAGCCAACGCGCTCACCTTGCAGAGGCGCGAGCGGGGCAACCGGCTCATGAGCGTCGAGGCGGCCACGGCCGCAATGGCTCATGAGCTTAGAACTCCACTTGCTGCGATCGCGTTAAATGCCAGCGCCGCGCTCAGTCAGCTTCGTGCGGAGCCTCCTGTCCTGGCCGATCTGGAGAACATTCTCGATGATATTGAGACTACCAGCCATCGGGTAGGTGCAGTCATCTCTGCTATTCGCGCGCTGTCCACAAAGACGCTAGTCGATCAACGAAAGATGATGCGCGTCGAGGATGTGGCCCGACAGGTGCTCAGGTTGGTGCAGCATGATCTGCAGATCAATGAAATCTCCGTGGCAACCGATTTGGAGGATGATCTTCCGCCAGTCCTTGCTGATCCTACGCAATTGCAACAGGTGGTCTTGAACTTGGTCAAGAACGCTATTGAGGCCATGAATCAGATTGCTCCTGAAGAGAGGTTTTTGCGGCTTGCGGCGCGCCGCGCTGCAAATTCAACCGTCTTGCTGTCCGTTCAAGATTCCGGCACCGGGATATTTCTCGAAGACCGCGATCGCATATTCGATCCATTCTTCACGACCAAACCGGCGGGCATGGGTCTCGGGCTCGCCATTTGTCGCACAGTTCTCGAGAATCATAGCGGCAAGTTGCGGCTTGCCAATTCGGATTCTCGCGGCTCGACCTTTGAAATCACCTTGCCAGCCGGCGGTTAG
- a CDS encoding beta-eliminating lyase-related protein yields the protein MAQASQERRIDQFFSGPGARADDWRSLVEAAKSWSAGSTDRASFEELLSQVAVIEEFHAYPGSRLMAELRERAAASDTVGLLALTTRISQALNTRSFRQHAGDWDVHPDAEAEMPELLPPGFGETTTRRPYFETLVVTGLPAASWSHLAAEWRKLRRSVDAFVHEPVFVGSFEDAFCAAMLNPDLGAVVVNEGFGLRSRHDAPVLRALMASMDQKETSDSALALAKTLKRIRPELDIYLVSNRNVEELAGNPEANVARRIFYSVEELLELHLAILEGVQDRYETPFFDNLKKYAQRPIGTFHALPIARGKSVFRSDWIRDMGEFYGPNLFLAESSATTGGLDSLLEPTGNIKRAQDKAARAFGADQVYFVTNGTSTSNKMAVQALLSPGDIVIVDRNCHKSHHYGMVLSGAQPLYVEAFPMTEYSMYGAVPLKTIKQALLNLKAENRLNRVKMVDLTNCTFDGHIYNTRRVMEECLAIKPDLIFLWDEAWFGFARFSPFLRPRTAMGAAHDIEAWMNDPKSIETYEKHRASLGDNPSNETLLNTRLLPDPRQIRLRVYQTNSTHKSMSAIRQGSMLFVKDVDFHTVEAQFKEAVFTHASTSPNQQLIASLDVARRQMELEGYGLVANAIEIAFAIRKAVASNSLISKYFSVLGADKMVPAEYRSSGFTDYLAQGANWSQVLRSLKEDEFCLDPTRLTLVCGTAAFDGTQFKGLLATRYGIQVNKTSRNSVLIQSNINNTRSDVAHLIRVLAEICSEVECDLAQGGANAIKAFDARVKSLMTDVPDLPNFSHFHDGFRGDAGEKTNEGDIRSGFFAAYDAAGCEYIRLNDPEIDRRLKNGPDLVSASFVIPYPPGFPIMVPGQVITQETIDFMRKLDVKEIHGYNAVQGLKLVHPEALAKFGDRRPPAARFRPAAE from the coding sequence ATGGCGCAAGCTTCACAGGAACGGCGGATCGACCAGTTCTTTTCCGGCCCCGGCGCGAGGGCCGACGATTGGCGCTCGTTGGTGGAGGCGGCCAAATCATGGTCTGCAGGTTCGACGGATCGCGCTAGCTTCGAAGAGTTGCTATCTCAGGTCGCGGTCATCGAGGAGTTTCACGCTTATCCGGGCTCGCGCCTGATGGCGGAGTTGAGGGAGCGGGCGGCTGCGAGCGACACGGTCGGTTTACTGGCGCTGACAACGCGGATCTCGCAAGCGTTGAACACGCGGTCGTTCCGGCAGCATGCCGGCGATTGGGACGTGCATCCCGATGCCGAGGCCGAGATGCCGGAATTGCTGCCGCCAGGGTTCGGTGAAACCACGACACGCCGTCCGTATTTTGAGACGCTGGTCGTCACCGGTTTGCCTGCGGCCAGTTGGTCACATTTGGCTGCCGAGTGGCGCAAGTTGCGGCGTTCGGTTGATGCTTTCGTCCACGAGCCAGTCTTCGTCGGCAGTTTCGAGGACGCGTTCTGCGCCGCCATGCTCAATCCGGACCTCGGCGCCGTCGTCGTCAACGAGGGTTTTGGGCTGCGTTCCCGGCACGATGCACCGGTGCTGCGCGCGCTCATGGCTTCGATGGATCAAAAGGAGACGTCCGACTCTGCGCTGGCGCTGGCCAAGACATTGAAGCGAATACGACCCGAGCTCGATATCTATCTGGTTTCAAACCGGAATGTAGAGGAGTTGGCAGGTAACCCGGAGGCCAATGTCGCGCGCCGCATCTTCTATTCGGTGGAGGAATTGCTCGAACTGCATCTTGCGATCCTCGAAGGCGTGCAGGACCGCTACGAGACGCCATTCTTCGACAACCTCAAGAAATATGCCCAGCGCCCGATTGGGACATTCCATGCGCTCCCCATCGCGCGCGGCAAGTCCGTATTCAGGTCGGACTGGATCCGCGACATGGGCGAATTTTACGGCCCGAACCTGTTCCTTGCCGAGAGCAGTGCCACCACAGGCGGCCTCGACAGCCTTCTCGAGCCCACGGGTAACATAAAAAGGGCGCAGGACAAGGCTGCTCGCGCCTTCGGCGCCGACCAGGTCTACTTTGTCACCAACGGAACATCGACGTCCAACAAGATGGCGGTGCAAGCGTTGCTGTCACCAGGTGACATCGTGATCGTCGATCGCAACTGCCACAAGTCGCACCACTACGGCATGGTGCTCTCGGGTGCGCAGCCGCTCTACGTAGAAGCATTCCCGATGACGGAATATTCGATGTACGGCGCGGTCCCGCTCAAGACCATCAAGCAGGCTCTCCTGAATCTGAAAGCCGAAAACCGATTGAACCGGGTCAAGATGGTCGATCTGACCAACTGCACCTTCGATGGCCACATCTACAATACGCGCCGGGTGATGGAGGAGTGCCTCGCGATCAAGCCCGACCTGATCTTCCTGTGGGACGAAGCGTGGTTCGGCTTCGCGCGCTTTTCGCCGTTCCTACGGCCGCGTACCGCCATGGGTGCGGCGCACGACATCGAAGCATGGATGAACGATCCCAAATCGATCGAGACTTACGAGAAGCATCGTGCCTCGCTCGGTGACAATCCATCCAATGAAACGTTGCTGAACACGAGGCTGTTGCCGGACCCGCGCCAGATTCGGCTACGCGTCTATCAGACCAATTCCACGCATAAATCGATGTCCGCGATCCGTCAGGGCTCAATGCTGTTCGTCAAGGACGTGGATTTCCACACCGTGGAGGCGCAATTCAAGGAGGCTGTATTCACTCATGCCTCGACAAGCCCAAACCAGCAGCTAATCGCGAGCCTTGACGTCGCGCGCCGGCAGATGGAACTGGAAGGCTATGGCCTCGTCGCCAACGCCATCGAGATCGCCTTCGCGATCCGCAAGGCCGTCGCTTCCAATTCGCTGATCTCCAAGTATTTCAGCGTGCTTGGCGCCGACAAAATGGTGCCAGCGGAATATCGTTCGAGCGGCTTCACCGACTACCTCGCGCAAGGCGCCAATTGGAGCCAGGTCCTGCGCAGCCTGAAGGAAGACGAATTCTGTTTAGACCCGACGCGCCTGACGCTGGTTTGCGGTACTGCCGCGTTCGATGGCACGCAGTTCAAGGGCCTTCTGGCCACGCGGTACGGAATCCAGGTCAACAAGACCTCGCGCAATTCCGTGCTGATCCAGTCCAACATCAACAATACCCGGAGCGACGTAGCCCACCTCATTCGGGTGTTGGCAGAGATTTGCAGCGAGGTCGAGTGCGATCTCGCCCAAGGCGGCGCGAATGCGATCAAGGCCTTCGACGCGCGGGTCAAGAGCCTGATGACAGACGTGCCCGATCTGCCGAACTTCTCTCATTTCCATGACGGCTTCCGCGGCGACGCCGGCGAGAAAACCAATGAAGGTGATATCCGCAGCGGTTTCTTTGCGGCCTACGATGCAGCGGGATGCGAGTATATCCGCCTGAACGATCCCGAGATCGACCGGCGCCTGAAGAATGGTCCCGATCTGGTCTCCGCCAGCTTCGTCATTCCCTATCCGCCCGGTTTTCCGATCATGGTACCCGGTCAGGTCATTACCCAGGAGACCATCGACTTCATGCGTAAGCTCGATGTGAAGGAGATCCACGGCTACAACGCCGTGCAGGGTCTGAAGCTCGTGCATCCTGAGGCATTAGCCAAATTCGGTGATCGCCGTCCGCCAGCGGCCAGATTTCGGCCAGCAGCGGAATGA